A part of Sus scrofa isolate TJ Tabasco breed Duroc chromosome 15, Sscrofa11.1, whole genome shotgun sequence genomic DNA contains:
- the ICOS gene encoding inducible T-cell costimulator precursor — MKSDLWYFFLFCFQVEVLMGEVNDSAKSEMFMFHDGGLQIVCKYPDTVRQFKMQLLKGKNILCDLTKTKGSGNTVSITNVNLCQFQLSNNSVSFFLYNLDSSYASYYICELSIFDPPPFQVDILSKEYLNIYESQLCCQLKFWLLLGCAAFVVVYIIGCVLTCWLTKKKYRPSVHDPNSEYMFMAAVNTTKKAGPTDVTRNLVRSGTRA, encoded by the exons gagAAGTCAATGACTCTGCCAAGTCTGAGATGTTTATGTTTCATGATGGAGGTCTACAGATTGTATGCAAATATCCTGATACTGTCCGACAATTTAAGATGCAGTTGCTGAAAGGGAAGAATATACTCTGTGACCTTACGAAGACAAAGGGAAGTGGAAACACGGTGTCCATTACCAACGTGAATTTATGCCAGTTTCAGTTATCCAATAACagtgtctctttttttctgtataactTGGACAGTTCTTATGCCAGCTATTACATCTGTGAATTATCAATTTTTGATCCTCCACCTTTTCAAGTAGATATTCTAAGcaaagaatatttgaatatttatg aatcACAGCTTTGTTGCCAACTGAAGTTCTGGTTACTTCTAGGATGTGCAGCCTTTGTTGTAGTCTACATTATTGGATGTGTTCTTACATGTTGGCTTACAAAAAAG AAATATCGCCCCAGCGTGCATGACCCTAATAGTGAAtacatgttcatggcagcagtgAACACCACTAAAAAGGCTGGACCAACAG ATGTGACCCGCAATTTGGTACGCTCTGGCACACGGGCATGA